The DNA window GCGGGCTCCGTTggctcttcttggccttcggcttcaagatcctcaaattcaccgtcaccctcatcctcatcatccaaaCCCTCAAAGTCGCTACCTTCTTCGTTAccgtcctcgtcgtcgcctgCAGCAAGAGCTGTTGATGTAAACTTTCGCCGTAAAGCTTCGACATTCTTCTCCAATGCCCACTTTGCGGCCAGATCCTCGTAGTCGTAGGCAGGTATCGACCTATCCTCCACAGTGTCTTCCTGCTCTTGCTTGGACTTTTTGAAGAAatcgtcctcctcatcatcttcgatgTTCTCCTCATCAGACTCATCCTCATCGCCCTTCCATCGCTTCAACGCATCTTCAGGACTCAGCGATTCGTCGTACATAAACCTGGCCAGATCGCTTGTGTGGTATGATCGTCGTTTGCCGTGAAGCTTCATTGCAGTGCCATTCAAGTTGTCCTTCCATCTCaatgctgctgcttcttcatCGGAATCATATTCCTCATCGTCCTCCACCTCTTCGCCCCCAGACAATGAACCAAGATCGGAATCACTATCAGCAAAAGCAAGATCGTCTTCGCCAAGGTCCTTGTCAGCATCCTTGCGAAACATCTTGCCCAGTTTGCCCTCATTAAATTCGACTTCAGCATCTGAGTCAACATCCTCTTCGCCACTGCCgagatcctcatcatcctcataatTTTGCTcatcgccttcttcttgatgtGCGAACCTAGCCTTTCGTTGTGTTTTTCTTCCTGtatcctcctcttcagggACTGCTTCGACCTTCTCTCCGCCCTTGAAAAGTTGTACCCCGCCTTCCATTTGGCCAAGAAGTTTTCTCTCAGCCTGAAGACCAACAATCATCTCTTCACCCTCACCTCTGTCAGCCTCGTCCTCTTCTCTATCGAAGCTGAAACCTTTGTCGCTAGTAATCCAGATAGCGTCACCATCGATCTTCAGGCCGCTGCGATCTGACATAGGCGCATGAAGCTTTTTCTCCTTCTCGTCAAGTCGCCTTCTTCCAGTCTTTCCCGTGATCTTTGCCATTGCCGTTTCCATGTTTGGCGTTGGGCAAGGATCTGGCATCACCTCCATATTGGACACTGTAAAATCTCCTAGACCAGGAACATGGACTCGTTGGTCTTGTGAAGCAAAATTTGTGCCTCGTAGATAACCGGATAGCACAATTGATCGGTCGCAATTGGGGTCTTCTTCGATCTTGGTAGGATGTGTGATGTCTCGGAAACTATCGATGATAGAGTAAGGGTGGGAGTTGCGCCAGACGAGAGGGCGAGGGTTCTTCATAACGGAGAGGAAACGCGATAAGTTGTGGATCTCGCGGTCAGGATATCGGCCATTCATGACGCCAGAAAGGTAGAAGAGATGAGCTCCCTGGTACAACTCGGTCCAAAGTCGTCTCTTGAGCCTCTTCTTAGCGTCCTTGAGCGCCTGCGGTTTGCGGAAGAGATCGAGATGGGTCAGAATACCAAAGACATTACCGGGCATACCGGTAGCGGCGAGAGTGTTGAGAAACTCCATGGTCTCCATCTCAAACCCATAGTTTCCATCAATCATCAGGAGAACAATGTCGGCAACCTTTGCGATATCGACCATAGCCTCGAGCTCATTGGGGCACTCGACGAAAGTTAGACGCTGCTTCTTGGACGTAACGACTGTGACGGGACCCTGAGGGTCTGATATCGTTTCCTTTGCATATCTTCGAATGAGAGACTTCATCAAAGTCGTCTTTCCTACACCGGGGGGGCCAACGATGGTGACGAGGCGAGGCGGGGCCTCATCGGGCAATCGGTCGACGAGCGGGACATGAAGGCGCTTTTCTTTGATCTATTGACGATGATTAGAATTAAAGAGCAACGTAGTAGCGGGTGGAGGAGAGTCCTACATCTTGCGATCTTGCTGCTTGTCTCTGAAGCTTGCCTGGGTTAGCAAAGGAAAAGGCTTTTGGATTGCGCTCTGTTGGATCATTAGCATGCGCCCGTCGCAAGTGAGACATATAGACAGCAACAACTCACCTCCAGTATgctgtttcttttccttcttgtccttggacTTGCGATGCGGCTTGTGCACTTGGTCCTCCATGTTTGCGTGCTGCGTCTTCGCCAACTTCAAAGAACCATCAACTAAACTAGCACGGCTTGTCTCGCCTCGACTTCCAAAAATTTAGAAAATTTGTCCGATAAGCAGTCGCTCTACTAGAGggatcttatcgataagatccACAAAAAAATGAAAAGCAGGTGAGGACACACTGCCACAGTATGCCACATGTGGCTGGCTTACCATGATGCTCAACTCCCAGATGTCTAAATAACTGCCTCTTTGAGCATAGATCTTTTGGTTGTCTTGACGTGTAGCAAAAACGCGTGGATACATGCTCACATGCTCGATAGTGACGCATGCTTTGGTACCTGGCTGCTATCCTGTATGACTCAAACTACAAGTTTGAACAGACCTTGTACGACTAGGTAGTCTCAGGAAACAACATCATTACGTGGCTAAATGATGCCTCATGAAGcctaagtaattatattgcGCAAATCTATCTGATTGTCAACAACTTAGTGGTGTGGGGAACCGGAGGAGTACAGTGGTGTATAACAAGAGTGCTGTGGAACAAGAATCCAGGTGCAATCTCATTCGACCGCTAGTGTATGTGGTTGCGACATTCTATCCCAATACCATTAGTTCCAGACACCTCCTATATCACTCGAACCTGAATAGATTTATATGATAAAAGTCTGAGCAACCAATTGCTTATGCCAGCATAGACTATACCTAGGGCTGACCTATACAGACTGCATTACAACTCCCCGTATCACTCAAAACGGCTCTAGGTGCTGCATGTTAACGCGTCCCGACGGAGAGGAGGCTAGGAGGGTAGCATCCGGCATACTCTTATGCATGCTTGTATTATTCCGGCTCACCTCTATTCTGCCTCTTCGTCAGCCCTCATACGTAGGCTATTCCGCCTACTCGTCCAAGACATGAGACTATCACTTTGTTTATTCGTTAGCCCTAGTGAAGGGTATAGTGGTTTTCGTCATGAGTCACGCCTTGACTGAGGCATACGCAAGACGCTCGCTGGTGGTTCATGTTTGCGTGCGAGAAGCCGGTAATGATTCCTGTAAGTGATAAAGACTCGTCAAGCTGTATGTATAAAACATCCGAGAGCGACGCCTTGTGGACATCATTATCAAGCAAACAAACGCAACCGACAATTATAAACCAACAAGCCAAACCAACAAAACAagtattaagcttaatatcttaatcaCAACATTGTCCAAGACACAGCCAACTGCAACACCAAGGCCCCTTCAGCCCTATCAATATGTCTGACAAAACCAGCCTCAATTGTAAGCATAATTTTCAATGGTTTTCGGCATTTGAATACCTTGCTAATAGCTATCATAGCCCAGGTGAATGCTACCAAGTGCAGCAGCTCCAAAACCGTGGACCCCGAAGCTGCTTCCATTGCCACTGTTTCCTCTTCCACGCCACTTGTCAAGAAGcaagaaaagaagcaatCGGAAGGGACAGAAATTGACGTCAAAAAGCTCCAAGAGCAGGCTCTCAAGTCACAAATCCGATTCAGTATGTAGATGGGCTACACTGAAGACTCTCGGACGACACCGATTCAGACAGCCGACTAAAATGAATGAGTTTGGGCATGATCTTGAATATTGAATGGGAAATGAAGGGTATCTTTTGGCTATATATGGGGCTAGCAGTTACACTCGTTAAAGAAACAGCGGTATTCGCTCTTCCTACTCAGAATTAAGTGCACTAGTCTAGAAGCTATCGTCTAGGATATCCTCGTTCATCTTTACCATTGAAGGGCTGTATTCGGACGAGTTTGGGTCAGCCCCAGCGTCTATAAGAATATCGCCAACAATTCTTTGGCTTGCTTCGCGGGCTATAGGCAAATGTTAGTACATAAGAACATTTCCCCACCAAGATCATGGTAGGACTGACCTGGTGTTTGCAAGAGCTTCGAGGGAGGGAGGGCAAATTGGATCGTCTTGGGCGGACTCATGCCAGCGTACAAATCaatatcctcatcatcctcgtcactaTCCCAATTGAGCTCATATCTGTCTTTACCCTTTGCACTATCCTCAGCAGCGAAAACATCCCGCGTCTTGCGTGCTGTTGCTGGTGTCTGCACACTAACACCTGGTGTTCGAGGACCCTGTGTTGCAGCCGCAAGACGCTGTCGGGCGTTGCTTTTGTAAGGTGACATAAACGCCTCACTACGAAGAGTTGGTACTGCCATCTCGGGCGAAGACCCTGGCGAATCGTTCCAGGTTGGTATATTCTTCTTGGCGCTTTTTGGTTGAGCACTCTTGAGTGGCGAGGTTCGCAAGGCGGACTTGTGAGGTGTTGCCTGGATACGGTAGTTCTTGTCAAGAACACGATGCAGCAGGGGATCTTTCTGAGGCTGAACGGATTGCTCCTCAGTCATTGTGTGGTCGCGCTGGCCCTGTGGCGTCATCGACATGTCGGGTAGTCTGGCGGTATGTTGGGCGAATAGAATCGTTGAATCCTCATTGCCGTCCAGGACCGTGGTGTTATCGTGGCcgtcgtcttcatcctccaTTTCGCGTTTCATAACTTCGTAGGGCGATTCCATATCGGAGAATCGagtctttgtctttccaGGTCGAGGTGTGCTGCCTGAGAGTTCTGCGTCGTCAAGCATGGAGTCCTCTGCTTGGAAAGTAGATTGCTCGACACCTGTAGCAGTAGTGGCATCTTCGTTGGGTTGATTTGTGTAATTTTCAGATATATCTTCTCTCATAGCCGTACTCTCTTCAATGCTTTCGCTTTCATCATCGTTGGCAAGCTCCTCGTAGCCGGAGAGGGATACGTTGGCCGAGGCCTCGAAGAATTGTTT is part of the Fusarium poae strain DAOMC 252244 chromosome 4, whole genome shotgun sequence genome and encodes:
- a CDS encoding hypothetical protein (BUSCO:4134at5125), whose translation is MEDQVHKPHRKSKDKKEKKQHTGERNPKAFSFANPGKLQRQAARSQDIKEKRLHVPLVDRLPDEAPPRLVTIVGPPGVGKTTLMKSLIRRYAKETISDPQGPVTVVTSKKQRLTFVECPNELEAMVDIAKVADIVLLMIDGNYGFEMETMEFLNTLAATGMPGNVFGILTHLDLFRKPQALKDAKKRLKRRLWTELYQGAHLFYLSGVMNGRYPDREIHNLSRFLSVMKNPRPLVWRNSHPYSIIDSFRDITHPTKIEEDPNCDRSIVLSGYLRGTNFASQDQRVHVPGLGDFTVSNMEVMPDPCPTPNMETAMAKITGKTGRRRLDEKEKKLHAPMSDRSGLKIDGDAIWITSDKGFSFDREEDEADRGEGEEMIVGLQAERKLLGQMEGGVQLFKGGEKVEAVPEEEDTGRKTQRKARFAHQEEGDEQNYEDDEDLGSGEEDVDSDAEVEFNEGKLGKMFRKDADKDLGEDDLAFADSDSDLGSLSGGEEVEDDEEYDSDEEAAALRWKDNLNGTAMKLHGKRRSYHTSDLARFMYDESLSPEDALKRWKGDEDESDEENIEDDEEDDFFKKSKQEQEDTVEDRSIPAYDYEDLAAKWALEKNVEALRRKFTSTALAAGDDEDGNEEGSDFEGLDDEDEGDGEFEDLEAEGQEEPTEPAQPTPEDIEAERQKNAKRKEELKMRFEEEDREGFLNDKANARRDGGDVQEFGEDQWYEAQKAMIQKQLDINKEEFENLDERQRSVVEGCRAGKYAKIVLEGVPAEFVKLFDARRPIVVGGLSATEDRFGYLQVRIKRHRWHKRILKTNDPLIFSLGWRRFQTMPIYSTTDSRTRNRMLKYTPEHMHCFATIYGPLIAPNTGFVCFNSMSGSMPGFRIAATGTILSVDESTEIVKKLKLTGTPAKIYKNTAFIKDMFNTSLEIAKFEGASIKTVSGIRGQIKRALSKPEGQFRATFEDKILLSDIVFLRAWYPIKPHRFYNPVTNLIGWQPMRLTGEVRRDQNVPTPQPKNSQYRQIERQTRHFNPLRVPRALAAELPFKSQIVETKKQKKETYMKKRAIVMAPGSEEKKARALMQQLLTIRNDAAAKRRAAKDKNRAAFQKKLAENEEKKEAREKRESKDFWRKNGRKRAAAEDGGGGKRRK
- a CDS encoding hypothetical protein (BUSCO:37342at5125), with translation MSRQSVAARNLSLTEELERLEQSITLTLQEIDHNFSKSHRIVTTSILPLVEKYGDHSRAVWEASKFWKQFFEASANVSLSGYEELANDDESESIEESTAMREDISENYTNQPNEDATTATGVEQSTFQAEDSMLDDAELSGSTPRPGKTKTRFSDMESPYEVMKREMEDEDDGHDNTTVLDGNEDSTILFAQHTARLPDMSMTPQGQRDHTMTEEQSVQPQKDPLLHRVLDKNYRIQATPHKSALRTSPLKSAQPKSAKKNIPTWNDSPGSSPEMAVPTLRSEAFMSPYKSNARQRLAAATQGPRTPGVSVQTPATARKTRDVFAAEDSAKGKDRYELNWDSDEDDEDIDLYAGMSPPKTIQFALPPSKLLQTPAREASQRIVGDILIDAGADPNSSEYSPSMVKMNEDILDDSF